The Quercus lobata isolate SW786 chromosome 4, ValleyOak3.0 Primary Assembly, whole genome shotgun sequence genome segment CCTAATAACCAAATGCGAATATGCTCTAAGAGTCAAAGGTACGTATTTGACTTGTCAGAGGATGAGGAAAGTAACTGGTCGACAGAGTCTATGCAAGAGATGTTGctatcaagaaaagaaaagaaacaaaaaatcaaatgaaagaaacatttttattgatgatatcGAAATTAATTCAAAGTGTTCTTTTGTGTGTAGGACGCGGAAAAGTTGTGGTGTCCACCAAAAATTCTATCCCATAGTCAAGGGTGACCCACTTGGATTTGGTTGAGTAGTCACATACATACATAATCAAAATCCACTTCACAGCTTTTCTTTTTGATCCACTTCATAGCTCATGATGTGAATTCCTCACATTCTTTTGTTATCTGCTATCTTTTCGTCCATTAATAGCAGTAAAAAGGAGTAAAAtaaacaagcatatatatatatatatatatatatatatatgtttccaagagaaaatattagaAAGCTTTGCATCCTATGCACAatcaacaagaaaaagaaatataaaacttaATTTCCTAATACAATCTAATGAGAAAGATTGAGAAAAGGAAATTACTAGGATAAAACCTAATCTAGGTCATTTAAACTTTGTTCAAAAGAGATTTATGGAGTGAGGGTATTAGATACCCACCCCAACTGATCTAAGAACCAGTCTTTTAGGCTATAATGACAAATATAAACAAACTTACTCAtcaaaaacacaattaaatTGAAGCAATGAAAGTTTGAAAGAGATAACGCTTCACATGCATTAGCCAttaatcacccaaaaaaaatgctaaaaattagAATAAGCAAGAATATAAGACCATGAGAGTTATAGTCACAATGAcctttcaaaaggaaaaataagtattaaaaaaaatgaacaccGTGTGCATGTAAAGGGATTAAAATGCACACCTCAAATTAATTCCTACAGGATTGCATGAGTATGTTATATTTCATGGCTATtcttaaaatgataatttagcatcaaatctgaaattttgtaatttcaCCTAGTTCTTCATcattttatgtgaatttttcaTGTTACACAGAAAGTGAATAAACCTAATCAAATATGACATGTTAACAATATGTAGGCAAGAAAATcagattgtatttttttttctcccataaTTTCATGGGATGCAAGGCAACaattaatactaaaatttttaaaatcttctaatgcaatgcatgaacaatATCATTTCATGTAAATAATTTCAaggttttaataataaaaaaagaccaTATTCTAATTCAAGAAATGGGGATTGAAAAACATCCTAATTTGGTGCAATAGAAAATCCACAACAATATTGACATAAGCTAATTTAACATTGAGATGATATCATTATTCAATGCTCTATCATGTTGGCATATGATGAATGCTCTGATGCACATGTTAAGATGTATGCCACGAGTATGGCATGAGAAAATGATTTTCGAATATCATGAAAAGATTACTATAAAAATCATAGTTTTATGCTTAAAACCCCATTCTAATATGGAAAATAATCAAACTTAGCAAATTTGTGTATATTTAATGttctttcaatttcaattagctcaactgcTAAAATCtctaattattaaataagagatttcgGGTTCAATCCctatctacaccaaaaaccgattaatgtcttgatttaatgataaagagcagGGACAGAGCCAGGAGTTGAAGTTAGGGGGGGCGGCTTTGACCGTTGGCTTTGCTGCTTCCtagttgttgatttttttttttttttttttttgatgcatgcattttttgctaggtaaagacacaattattttgtttaaaactttttaaagggctGGATGTTTGTTTTgagtaaaattggttaattatgcttaattatttttaactttactattagtaatttttgttattgcgcaaatttttttggatttgtatattttgttttagattttagatctataaatttttttaatggcctttaaataaggaaaatgttagagctacaaattcttttacaaattgctaatatgatgagtgattattaacaagtaaaaaagtgatgtaagtgTTAGGCTCAAATGCGAACCAATAAGATTTTGTACCTCAACGATATTGTTAAGGGGtttaataaactataaaattatagttttatgattttttttagtgtaactATTATACACACACAGTGTTAGTTTTTGAATATGTTTGTGCCTGTAACATTAcactaaaaagaataataattgtTAAGGGggacaaaatgtaattttattaaacaaaattgctaaaattagtgtgtgtgtgtgtgtgtgtgtgtgtgtgtgtgtgtgtgtgtgtgtgtgtgtgtgtgtgtgtgtattttaataaaaaatttgggagGGGGAGGCATTGCCCCTGTAGTCAATATATGCCTCTATCCCTGGTCCCTGATAGAGGGCTATCATCATGAACAAACGCTATAGGTTGAAACcctctcaaagaaaaaaataattgttatttCATAAACACCATCCATATTTAACTAATCCAACATAAATAGAGCaaatgatttttgaaatatgaatataaaatttCTAACAATCTAGAGGGCTAGGGTCTGCTTGCATGCACACTACCTTGCATGAATCTGAGTAGTGGATCTTCCTTTATATTTAAATTGATCGCTCGAACGTTACGATCATAGCAACGATCACTGGTGTCTCACAAACACGATAATGATCACCATGTTCTTCCGAACTCACGGACTCTCCTCGTGTTTTTCATGGAGCagttgttttgttgttgttgaatgcctttgaattttcattaatGAAGTGAACTATCAAGGGAACTTAAACTTGCGTTAGTTGAGACTTGATAGGATTAAAAAATGGTTATGGTATGACTAGTTTGATGAAGAGAGGATGCTTTTGGTTTTCAGGGAAATGGaggttttttgctttttgttggtTGTGGGAGGTGCGGAGTGGATACtctggattttgatttttgctcTAAATTTTGCTGGTTGTGGGAGGTGTGGAGTGGATactttgaatttggatttttgctCTAAATTTTGCTAGTTATTTTGATAatgtataatataaatatttcaatatataagaattgatAAATTATCGATTAttccaaaaatttaaactattaagAAATAGTGAATTGttcacttaaccataattctaataTTCCTCCTCACATGTGAGTCTAAACTCCTCCTTAATAAGTAAGGCCTAACACgtgaaatttttaacattttacaTGAGAGATAGAGTGGAGGTAGAGATCTAACTTTAGATCAACTATTCAGACATCATGATAAATTACTGATTCtcttaaaaacttaaattattaagaaatagtgaatttaatcacttaatcatAATTCTAAGAATATTATGCAGTTTTTGTAGTTTAGCTTGGGCAGCAATTAGAGTTTATATCAATGTAACTTGGCAGGGTAGTTAGAGACCATGTGGATAATCAAAATATAACCAAGCTTGTTGATGCAGAGGAGTACTACGTGTTGAATTGGGcccgtgtgtggcttgaattgccacaagcccaagtCAAGTCTAAATTCCCCTTAGTTGACCAAATCCTATTTGTAATAGGAAACCTTTTTTTGCTTCTGCCGACTttaacatatacatatatatatatattgtattaagTGCAACCGTGTGAATATATATGGAGAGAAATCCTAATTAACCTAGTGAGTAGccacatgagagaaaatagagaaaatagaggcagtcagcttctattcttatttttctgtgagagagtgctagggtgtaattgggatttgggtttcttgagagtattcttgtgcactattgtattttccctgataatagtgaaatccctgcaactccgtggacgtaggcaaattgccgaaccacgtaaatattgtcttgtgtgtgtgattatttttctttggcgtgtgttttctctatttgttttgtttctcacaggttgggatttttagttaaattccctacaactggtatcagagcctagggttaggtttgagtgggagcaatggcagaggaagcaggaaaggcgtctggaatagaaaagtttgacgGCACAGACTTCGcatattggaggatgcagattgaagattatctctatgggaggaaattgcatctgcctcttttggggacaaaacctgaggctatgaaggctgatgaatgggctcttcttgacagacaggtactaggagttatcaggttaactctgtctaggtctgttgcacacaatgttgtaaaagagaagaccacagcagatctgatgaaggctttatctggtatgtatgaaaagccgtcagcaaacaataaggtgcacttgatgaagaaactgttcaatctgaagatggcagagaatgcatcagtagcacaacatctgaatgaatttaacactatcacaaatcaattgtcgtctgtagaaattgattttgatgatgagattcgtgctctgatcgtcttggcttctttgccaaacagttgggaggcaatgaggatggcagtaagcaattctacaggaaaggaaaaactcaagtacaatgatatacgagatttaattctggctgaggagattcgcagaagagatgcaggtgaatcctcaggatctggttctgccctaaaccttgagacaagaggcagaggtaataacagaaattcaaatcggggcagatcaaaatccagaaattctaatcggaacagaagtaaatctagatcaggccaacaagtacaatgctggaattgtgggaaaacaggtcactttaggaatcaatgcaaaagtcctaagaagaagaatgaagatgattctgctaatgctgtaacagaagaggtacaggatgcattacttcttgcagtagacagtccacttgatgattgggttttagattcaggagcttcgtttcataccactccacaccgagaaatcatacagaattatgttgcaggtgattttggtaaggtgtatttggctgatggttcagccttagatgttgtgggtatgggagatgttcgaatattgttgcccaatgggtctgtttggttactggagaagattcgacatattcctgacctgaggaggaatctaatttctgttggacaacttgatgatgaaggacatgcaatactatttgttggtggtacttggaaggttacaaagggagttagggtattggctcgtggaaagaagactggtactctgtacatgacctcaagtccaagagacacaattgcagttgctgatgcaagtactgatacaagcctatggcaccgcagacttggtcatatgagtgagaaagggatgaagatgctgttgtcaaaaggaaaactaccagaattgaagtccattgattttgacatgtgttaaagttgcatcttaggaaagcagaaaagggtgagttttttgaaaactggcaggacaccgaaggctgaaaaattggagttagtacacactgatttgtgggggccttctccggttgcatcccttggaggttcaaggtactacatcactttcattgataactcaagcagaaaggtatgggtttattttctgaaaaataaatcagatgtatttgaaacctttaagaaatggaaggccatggttgagacagaaataggtttgaaagtaaaatgtttgaggtcagataatggaggagagtacatagatggagggttcagtgagtattgtgctgcacagggaattaggatggagaagaccattcctgggacaccacagcagaatggtgtggctgagcgcatgaatagaactctcaatgagcgtgctaggagtatgaggttgcatgctggactaccaaaaactttttgggctgatgctattagcactgcagcttacctgataaaccgaggaccttcagttcccatggagttcagacttcctgaggaggtttggagcggtaaagaggtaaagttttcacacttaaaagtttttggttgtatttcctatgttcatattgattctgatgctcgtagtaaacttgatgcaaagtctaaaatatgttttttcattggctatggtgatgagaaatttggctataggttttgggatgaacaaaacaggaaaatcatcagaagtagaaatgtgatatttaatgaacaggttatgtacaaggacaggtcaactgtagtatcagatgttacagagatagatcaaaagaaatctgagtttgtcaacttagatgaattgactgaaggtactgttcagaaaaggggtgaagaagataaggagaatataaattcacaggtagatctgagtacacctgtagctgaagtccgcagatcttccagaaacattagacctccacagcgttattcacccactttaaattatctcctgttgactgatggtggtgagccagagtgttatgatgaagccttgcaagatgagaattcaagcaagtgggagttagccatgaaggatgagatggattccttgttggggaatcaaaCATGGGAACTaactgaattgccagtaggaaagaaggctttgcacaacaagtgggtatacagaataaagaatgagcatgatggtagcaaacgttacaaagccagattagttgttaaagggttccagcagaaggaaggaattgactacacagagatattttctccagttgtgaagatgtcaacaatcagactagtactgggaatggtggctgcagaaaacttacatcttgagcagttagatgtgaagacagcattccttcatggtgacttggaggaagacctttacatgattcagccagaagggttcattgctcaaggacaagagaatttagtttgcaaactgagaaagagcttgtatggcctaaaacaagctcttagacagtggtacaagaaatttgacagttttatgcatagaattgggttcaaaagatgtgaagctgatcactgttgctatgttaagttttttaacaattcttacatcatattactgttgtatgtggatgatatgcttattgcagggtctagcattgaggagattaataatctgaagaagcaattgtccaaacagtttgcaatgaaggatttggaaGCTgtaaagcaaatccttggtatgagaatcattagagacaaggctaatgatacattgaagctttcacagtcagagtatgtgaagaaagttctcagcaggttcaacatgaatgaagctaaaccagtgagcacacccttgggtagtcattttaAACTAAGTAAAGAACAGTCAccaaagacagaagaagaaagggaccacatgagcaaggtgccctatgcctcagctattggcagcttgatgtatgctatggtatgtacaaggccagacattgcacatgcagtgggagttgtgagcagattcataagtaggcctggaaagcagcattgggaggcagtcaagtggattctgagatatctgaagggttcatcagatagatgtctttgcttcacaggtgcaagtttgaaactgcagggttatgtagatgctgattttgctggtgatattgatagtagaaagagtactactgggtttgtttttactctgggtggtacagctatatcatgggcttcaaatttacagaagattgttactttgtctagtacagaagctgagtatgttgcagcaactgaagctggaaaggagatgatttggctacatggtttcttagatgaattgggtaagaagcaagagatgggcattctacacagtgacagtcagagtgcaatctttcttgccaaaaattcggcttttcattcaaagtcgaagcacatacagacaaaataccactttatccgttatcttgttgaagataagctggtaatacttgagaagatttgtggatctaagaacccggcagacatgttgactaagggtgtcactattgagaagttgaagctgtgcgcagcttcaattggtcttctagcttgaggacaagagaatgagttgcagggatgaaGGACTAtgttatggaggattgtggttaatgtttgcagcttgtgagcccttaagggctaaggtggagctgatggaggagtttgctagtgtagcttgatcaattcaagccaaggtggagatttgttgaattgggcccgtgtgtggcttgaattgccacaagcccaagtCAAGTCTAAATTCCCCTTAGTTGACCAAATCCTATTTGTAATAGGAAACCTTTTTTGCTTCTGCCGACTttaacatatacatatatatatatatatttatatatatatatatatatatattgtattaagTGCAACCGTGTGAATATATATGGAGAGAAATCCTAATTAACCTAGTGAGTAGccacatgagagaaaatagagaaaatagaggcagtcagcttctattcttattttttctgtgagagagtgctagggtgtaattgggatttgggtttcttgagagtattcttgtgcactattgtattttccctgataatagtgaaatccctgcaactccgtggacgtaggcaaattgccgaaccacgtaaatattgtcttgtgtgtgtgattatttttctttggcgtgtgttttctctatttgttttgtttctcacaggttgggatttttggttaaattccctacactACGCACAGCAAAGAGCAGGTCCTGAGTGCATCCAAgctttgctaaaaaaatttctgcctAGTCATCTTCATGGTAGGAATGGATTAGCTCAAGGTGGGATATCGAGCTCATAAGGGATCTGCAGTCTCCAACAATACCAGATTAAAAATTGTTACAGCAACAATATAATATGAGTTAGTAAGTGTAAAAAAGCTTAGCATCATGTTTCACAACCAGAGTGAGTCCATTTGCTTAATAACTTATAATCAAATCTCGATAACCAAATATTTACAACTTGATAATTTCAAACAGACTTTTTAAgtgtttaaatattatttaatagaTGAATATGGTAGGTTTCTATTTATAATAATCCCAATCTGTGCAGTAACATTATTTTGAATCCATTCAATTTGAAAAGACAATCTCTAATTACCCAAAGCATTGCTAAAACACTAGGTCCCTTCCTTAAGGATCATGAGAAGCCAGCTACACATGACACAAGTTTCTTACTAATTTAACCCCCACAATAGAAAAAGTTTCTCTCTCTATACCGAGAGCCTCTCTCTCCTCAGGAGAGTTTTTTTCCTTCGTTCTTTCCAAGGTTGACAGGCACAACAACCCAAAATCCCTTAACCCATACCTCTTTTCTCCCCTTCTTCCTTTACTCTGCCTCCTTTTCTTAACTCCCGACCTTATGCTATCTATTCCACTCCCTATTCCAACTACCAGCCTTTATTCTCCTTGAATTTCACTTTCAGCAAACCCAATCTTGTTTGTTTTCTTCCTTCCGCCTTCTATGGAACTTTCTACACAACCAAACAAGTTAACACTTTTCTCTTCTCATCACTCTTAACTCCCCTCCTTGACCTTCAATTTCTCTCCTTTTGTCCTTTCTGTTTTCTTCTCTTAGATACCCCTTGTACTTGtctttcttttgtctttgtttATGTTCTGGTCCTTTCAATGGGGGACCATTCTACACCACAAGATTTTGCCTGGACTAAGAGTAGCAGGTCAGATGTTAGTGCTGACCCCTTCGCAGATGAATCAGATCTATCCTCACAAAATAGTGATGATATGGAAGCCCTATTTGCACGACATGGCCCAATCCTAGAAGTTGATCTTGATTCCATCCACATGCAACGACTTTTTTAGGGTCAATGTGCAATGGGTTTCATCTTGGACTATAGGAAGTTCTTGGTCTCCCACCTACAGCACTTAATTAATTCTGCAGAGAGGATCCAAAGTGTTGTCACTATAGTGGGGAGGGACTCATTCTTCTGCATGATTCATTTTGAACATATGGAAGATCTAGAGCATATGTGCTCTGAGGGTCCTTGGTCCATGGATGGtgcctttctttttcttgaaagGTGGAGGCCGAATCTGGTGATGAATAGGTTacatttgaattttgtttctatttgggTTCAACTCCACGGGTTACCCTTGGAATATCAATACCCGGAGTTAGCAGAAAGGATGGGTCATATGATTGGTGCTTTTGAAAAGATTGATTGGGAAGATAGGCTACCTCAAAATATCAGGTTCATACGGGTTAAGGTGAGACTGAATCCGTGGATGCCAGTTGTTTCCGGATTCATGCTTCGCTTGGATGATGGAACCCGAACTTGGATTCAATGTAGGTATGAAAAAGTCCACAAGCTATGCACCAAATGTAGTCCTATCAGACACACCAGAAGCCAGTGTAGTGAGAGTATGGATGAAGTGAAAAGAATTCTCATCCGTCAAAGACACTGGATTCAACGTCTTCACTAGGTTCCTTTTGGCTTTGACTCTTGAGAACCTCAATTTCACAATGAGTTACGAGCTTATTTCAACAAAAGGAGGCGTTGGACAACACGAGCCCGTTTTGGGAATATGGAGCAGGAACACCAAGTACAAAGTCACCCTTCTCCTGCCACCTTCAACCCAGAGCCACCTAACTTTACCTCTCCCACACCAGCTTATGACACAAACCACCACATTTCCCCTGAACCCAAACCTTCAACCATGCCTAATCCCAGCACTCAAATACCTAACATACCCCATCCTACAAACTTACAACCAGACTTCGAGCATGCAACCCTCAACTCCTATATTTTTCCCTAACTCTAGGACACGGCTCTGTACCACCCATGCCTTTCAATTCCCTAGCCTCATCCCCATCCACAAAATCCAAACCCTAACCCACATGCAAACAATCCACACAATCCAAATCTAGTGGATAACCCCTCCTCCATTTTGCAACCATCTCAGACTACCTAGGATAATCCTTCTATGCAATGGATGTGGGTCAATGGAGCAAGGCCTTTTTATGACAAATAGGGAGTTAAGAGAGGAAACGGACTCTACTTCGGCAACAAAAAGTGACTCTGAGGCAGTTGTGATG includes the following:
- the LOC115985724 gene encoding uncharacterized protein At4g02000-like, which gives rise to MEDLEHMCSEGPWSMDGAFLFLERWRPNLVMNRLHLNFVSIWVQLHGLPLEYQYPELAERMGHMIGAFEKIDWEDRLPQNIRFIRVKVRLNPWMPVVSGFMLRLDDGTRTWIQCRYEKVHKLCTKCSPIRHTRSQCSESMDEVKRILIRQRHWIQRLH